CCGAGATCGTGTGGTGCCAGGACGAGCCGCAGAACCAGGGCGCCTGGTTCTTCATCCAGCACAACATTCACGAGAACATGCAGGATGGCCAGAAGCTGGGCTACGCCGGCCGCGCCGCTTCCGCCTCGCCGGCGGTGGGCTACGCGCACCTGCACCAGGACCAGCAAAAGGCCCTGGTGGAGGCCGCGTTCGCCAAGCTCAAGGGTTTTGTTCTGACCAAGTAAGGCCAAGCAAGAACCACGCGCTCAGTACAGAACCCTGAACAGGAAGAATTTCAAAATGGCAATCGTAGAAGTCAAAGTCCCCCAGCTGTCCGAATCCGTGGCCGAGGCCACGATGCTGGAGTGGAAGAAGAAGCCCGGCGAGGCCGTGGCCGTCGATGAGATCCTGATCGAGATCGAAACCGACAAGGTGGTGCTGGAAGTGCCCGCCCCTGCGGCCGGCGTGCTGGCGGAGATTCTGCAGCCCGACGGCGCCACCGTCGTGGCCGAGCAGCTCATCGCCCGGATCGATACCGAGGCCGTGGCCGGTGCAGCCGCGCCGGCCGCTGCTTCGGCGCCGGGCGCGGCCGCTCCTGCATCGGCCCCGGCGGCGGCTGCCGGCGCAGGCGGCGCCAAGGGCGACGTGGCCATGCCGGCCGCGGCCAAGATTTTGGCCGAGAACAAACTGTCGGCCTCCGACGTGCAGGGCTCGGGCAAGGACGGCCGCGTGACCAAGGGCGACGCGCTGGTCGCCGTGGCAGGCGGTGTGAAGTCCACGGCCGCCGTCATCCCCACCGGCGTGCCCACCAAGGCGCTGCCGCAGGTGGCAGCGCCGGCTTCTTCCAGGCAGGACCTGGGCGATCGCCCCGAGCAGCGCGTGCCCATGAGCCGGCTGCGCGCGCGCATCGCCGAGCGCCTGCTGCAGTCGCAGTCCACCAACGCCATCCTGACTACCTTCAACGAGGTGAACATGGCGCCGGTGATGGAGCTGCGCAAGAAGTTCCAGGACCAGTTCACCAAGGAGCACGGCGTCAAGCTCGGCTTCATGAGCTTCTTCGTGAAGGCAGCCGTGCATGCCCTGAAGAAGTTCCCGGTCATCAACGCCAGCGTGGACGGCAACGACATCGTCTATCACGGCTACTTCGACATCGGCATTGCCGTGGGTTCGCCGCGCGGCCTGGTGGTGCCCATCCTGCGCAATGCCGACCAGATGAGCTTTGCCGACATCGAAAAGAAGATCGCGGAATTCGGCAAGAAGGCCCAGGAAGGCAAGCTGGGCATCGAAGACATGAGCGGCGGCACGTTCTCGATCAGCAACGGCGGCACCTTCGGCTCGATGATGTCCACCCCCATCATCAACCCGCCGCAGTCGGCCATCCTGGGCGTGCATGCCACCAAGGACCGCGCCGTGGTCGAGAA
The DNA window shown above is from Pulveribacter suum and carries:
- the odhB gene encoding 2-oxoglutarate dehydrogenase complex dihydrolipoyllysine-residue succinyltransferase; amino-acid sequence: MAIVEVKVPQLSESVAEATMLEWKKKPGEAVAVDEILIEIETDKVVLEVPAPAAGVLAEILQPDGATVVAEQLIARIDTEAVAGAAAPAAASAPGAAAPASAPAAAAGAGGAKGDVAMPAAAKILAENKLSASDVQGSGKDGRVTKGDALVAVAGGVKSTAAVIPTGVPTKALPQVAAPASSRQDLGDRPEQRVPMSRLRARIAERLLQSQSTNAILTTFNEVNMAPVMELRKKFQDQFTKEHGVKLGFMSFFVKAAVHALKKFPVINASVDGNDIVYHGYFDIGIAVGSPRGLVVPILRNADQMSFADIEKKIAEFGKKAQEGKLGIEDMSGGTFSISNGGTFGSMMSTPIINPPQSAILGVHATKDRAVVENGQVVVRPMNYLAMSYDHRIIDGREAVLGLVAMKDALEDPSRLLFDL